Proteins encoded in a region of the Synergistota bacterium genome:
- a CDS encoding rubrerythrin family protein, with product MREMTKKFLHDAFAGESMAHMKYLIFADEAEKRGLIKLANLFRAIAYAEYVHARNHYRELGLIYQSMGDNVQQCIDGETFEIEEMYPVYNNAALFQNEKGAERSTRFAWEAEKIHAEMYKRAKDLILKNEDYTASKVFICPVCGHTVEDAPPEKCPVCGADKSLYKGFAI from the coding sequence TTGAGGGAAATGACCAAGAAGTTTCTTCACGATGCCTTTGCTGGTGAGAGTATGGCCCACATGAAGTATCTCATCTTCGCTGATGAGGCTGAAAAGAGAGGCTTAATTAAGCTGGCTAATCTTTTTAGGGCCATAGCTTATGCGGAGTATGTTCATGCAAGGAATCATTATAGGGAACTGGGCTTAATTTATCAAAGTATGGGTGATAACGTTCAGCAATGTATAGATGGGGAGACCTTTGAGATAGAGGAGATGTATCCTGTTTATAACAATGCCGCTTTATTCCAAAATGAAAAGGGTGCGGAAAGGAGCACAAGATTTGCTTGGGAGGCTGAAAAGATTCATGCTGAGATGTATAAGAGGGCAAAAGATCTTATACTAAAGAACGAGGATTATACCGCATCTAAGGTCTTTATATGTCCTGTCTGTGGTCATACGGTGGAGGATGCTCCTCCGGAGAAGTGTCCTGTGTGTGGTGCTGACAAGTCCTTATATAAGGGGTTTGCAATTTAA
- a CDS encoding DUF362 domain-containing protein, which yields MRGKIFIATILIIVAFFAFTVYGSDVNLPRVYMTTDISPKGLMAIYKALGREAKGRVAVKIHMGEPGNKNFLSPNLIKDLVQHVKGTIVECNSAFGGPRASTMTHLQVAKDHGFSAIAKVDIMDAEGSISLPVKNGKHLDEILVGSRYKNYDFFIILSHFKGHLMAGFGGAIKNMAVGIASAPGKIMIHTAGASKRTAGFVFSLVTSQNSFLESMAEAAKAIADDLGERVVYINVMNRLSVDCDCFSNASEPDMHDIGILGSLDPVALDKACVDLVFSAPDGQSLVRRIQSRNGTYMLEYAERIGLGSQKYVLVRIDG from the coding sequence ATGAGGGGTAAAATCTTTATTGCAACTATTCTGATTATAGTAGCCTTCTTTGCTTTTACAGTATATGGTAGCGATGTTAATTTACCAAGAGTATATATGACTACCGATATTAGCCCGAAGGGTTTAATGGCTATTTATAAAGCTTTAGGACGTGAGGCGAAGGGTAGGGTAGCTGTTAAGATCCATATGGGGGAACCAGGAAACAAGAACTTTCTATCTCCTAATTTAATAAAGGATCTAGTTCAGCATGTTAAGGGCACGATTGTAGAGTGTAACTCTGCCTTTGGTGGGCCTCGCGCTAGCACGATGACACATCTTCAAGTTGCTAAGGATCATGGATTTTCTGCTATTGCCAAGGTGGATATTATGGATGCTGAGGGGTCTATAAGTTTACCCGTTAAGAATGGGAAGCATCTGGATGAGATTCTTGTAGGTTCGCGCTATAAAAATTATGACTTTTTTATTATCCTATCTCACTTTAAGGGACATCTAATGGCAGGTTTTGGCGGTGCAATAAAAAACATGGCTGTGGGTATTGCTTCAGCTCCAGGAAAGATTATGATCCACACTGCTGGAGCATCTAAGAGGACTGCAGGATTTGTTTTCAGCTTAGTTACATCGCAAAATTCCTTTCTGGAATCTATGGCTGAGGCTGCTAAGGCCATAGCTGATGACCTTGGAGAGAGGGTAGTATATATAAACGTGATGAATCGTTTATCTGTAGATTGCGATTGCTTTTCAAATGCCTCAGAGCCAGATATGCATGATATAGGTATACTTGGGTCGCTTGATCCTGTAGCTTTAGATAAGGCTTGTGTGGACCTTGTTTTTTCGGCACCTGATGGGCAATCGCTTGTTAGGCGCATTCAATCTAGAAACGGTACCTATATGTTAGAGTATGCGGAGAGGATAGGGTTAGGTAGTCAAAAATATGTGTTAGTGAGAATTGATGGCTGA
- a CDS encoding EAL domain-containing protein translates to MIRLSVCPHDISKGIEKWKRFAKELEEKVKQPVNLEITQSFKEWDRYLEKGEHDLYYTGPRYIKSFLSQGYIPVAKFKGQRDSFFLIMKEDPPQGEILVALPFLRPAGYVLLSLDIENIKLIFTNNFYDAFLLLKNGKVHASVMYDETWKEIEEEEKRDFKIIKSYIFESCHMFVVRPQLYESIKEALLSFEDIEELQEKDISSSLKLFDEFDKFIKLWSYSNIAKTLDKTSQIGILIYKDKIVYASEGALKLTGYKKEEILGAETTKVAEKLIAPEYGEIIRTSIERAMSGNKKGSIVPLEIPLLKGDGTTLWTLTFIEDILYHGDYYKIALLIDITKRKRLENLYTLLKSINKIITESILEEELFERVCRTLVYDMGLRFVWIGVHDAESEIINPIYHYGYEDGYLQELKISIREEDEGVTCIAYKENRIVINPDTRKAYITTQWKESMLKRGYLSSVAIPIKKDNKVSYILNLYASEPLFFEEENKAVLEEIKSDIEFALKRMEELRQSLLAIKTLENASWVMITDKEGKIIYVNDAVSKISGYSKEELLGEKPNIFKSGYHSKEFYQELWEKILSGKTFHSTFINRKKGKEIFHLEQTIYPLKLPDGTLRFISVGLDVTREVMLSSDLERLTLYDPVTGLFNNKTFLIRGKELLRNSDIYFLAIIDLYNFSSINRIYGIESGDVLLKKVGERLKEEIKNRGIISRISADSFGIICGPLKEEKEAIITIEKINETFSKPFDMEGKEVFLSTNIGTVLYPRDGRTIEELIEKASLALLEAKKAGEGEIRFFEPSLEDKVKEYLSASRLVEKAINKGLFIFHYQPYYRARDLSLSGFEALVRIKDEKGTIYSPRMFIDYLENSRFLRPFEDWAITEAMKRTQKWNLPISVNISAKTLDDWEFWERLLKVCNISPINIEITERAFVENYATLSTIHKRLRECENIKLVLDDFGTGYSSLAQLTSLPIDILKVDISLVSGLTENLRKRIIIKNVINLSKDLGVETVAEGVETQKELEILQEMGCTYVQGFLLSKPLTEEEVEKLLLERRLKT, encoded by the coding sequence ATGATAAGGCTTAGTGTATGTCCTCACGATATATCAAAAGGAATAGAGAAGTGGAAAAGGTTTGCAAAAGAGCTTGAAGAAAAAGTAAAGCAACCGGTAAACCTTGAAATCACCCAGAGCTTTAAAGAATGGGATAGGTACCTCGAAAAAGGAGAGCACGATCTTTACTATACAGGTCCACGTTATATCAAGAGCTTCCTTAGTCAAGGGTATATTCCTGTAGCAAAGTTTAAAGGGCAGAGGGATAGCTTCTTTCTAATAATGAAGGAAGATCCACCGCAAGGAGAAATCTTAGTAGCCCTTCCTTTTTTAAGGCCAGCGGGTTACGTTCTTTTAAGCCTAGATATAGAAAACATAAAGCTGATCTTTACAAACAACTTTTACGATGCTTTTCTCCTCCTTAAAAATGGCAAAGTTCACGCAAGCGTAATGTACGATGAAACTTGGAAAGAAATAGAGGAAGAAGAAAAAAGAGATTTTAAGATCATCAAGAGCTACATTTTTGAGAGCTGTCACATGTTTGTAGTGCGTCCCCAACTTTATGAAAGCATAAAAGAGGCTTTGCTTTCTTTCGAAGATATAGAAGAGCTTCAGGAAAAAGACATAAGCAGCTCTTTAAAGCTCTTTGATGAGTTTGACAAGTTTATCAAGCTTTGGTCTTACTCAAACATAGCGAAAACCCTTGATAAAACATCTCAAATAGGAATATTAATATATAAGGATAAGATCGTATATGCAAGCGAAGGCGCTCTCAAGCTAACCGGTTATAAGAAAGAGGAGATATTAGGAGCCGAAACGACTAAAGTAGCGGAGAAATTGATCGCCCCAGAATATGGGGAGATTATAAGAACATCTATAGAAAGAGCGATGTCAGGCAACAAAAAGGGATCGATCGTCCCCTTAGAGATCCCTCTTTTAAAAGGCGACGGAACCACCCTTTGGACCTTAACCTTCATAGAGGACATACTTTACCATGGCGATTACTACAAAATAGCACTGCTTATTGATATAACGAAAAGAAAGAGGCTCGAGAACCTTTACACCCTTTTAAAGAGCATAAACAAGATAATCACAGAGTCTATCTTAGAGGAAGAGCTCTTTGAAAGGGTATGTAGGACCCTGGTATATGACATGGGGCTTAGATTCGTTTGGATAGGAGTACATGATGCAGAGAGTGAAATCATAAATCCGATATATCATTACGGATATGAGGATGGTTACCTACAAGAGCTAAAGATATCAATAAGAGAAGAGGATGAAGGAGTTACCTGTATAGCGTATAAAGAGAATAGGATTGTTATAAACCCCGATACAAGAAAGGCATATATAACAACCCAGTGGAAAGAAAGCATGCTTAAGCGAGGGTATCTCTCATCAGTAGCGATCCCTATTAAGAAGGACAACAAAGTATCCTACATCTTAAATCTCTATGCTTCAGAGCCTCTCTTCTTTGAGGAGGAAAACAAAGCTGTACTGGAGGAAATAAAATCAGACATCGAGTTTGCTTTAAAGAGAATGGAAGAGCTGAGGCAGAGCCTGCTTGCCATTAAAACCTTAGAAAACGCATCTTGGGTTATGATCACTGATAAGGAAGGAAAAATTATATATGTGAATGATGCTGTTTCTAAAATATCTGGCTATAGTAAAGAAGAACTACTAGGAGAAAAGCCCAACATATTTAAGTCTGGATACCACTCGAAGGAATTCTACCAAGAGCTATGGGAAAAGATTTTATCTGGAAAAACCTTTCACAGCACATTCATAAACAGAAAAAAGGGGAAAGAGATATTCCACCTTGAACAAACCATATATCCCCTTAAGCTCCCAGATGGAACATTAAGATTCATAAGCGTAGGGCTAGATGTAACCCGCGAGGTCATGCTATCCTCAGACTTAGAGAGATTAACTCTTTACGATCCGGTTACCGGCCTATTTAACAACAAGACCTTCCTTATCAGAGGAAAAGAGCTTTTAAGAAACTCCGATATCTACTTCCTAGCGATAATAGATCTCTATAACTTCTCCTCAATAAATAGGATCTACGGCATAGAAAGCGGGGATGTCTTGCTTAAAAAAGTGGGAGAAAGATTAAAAGAGGAGATAAAAAATAGAGGAATAATCTCAAGAATATCAGCCGATAGCTTTGGAATAATATGCGGTCCTCTAAAGGAAGAGAAAGAGGCGATAATAACGATAGAAAAAATTAATGAGACCTTTTCTAAACCCTTCGATATGGAAGGTAAGGAAGTATTCCTATCCACTAACATAGGTACTGTCCTTTATCCAAGGGATGGTAGGACTATTGAGGAGCTAATAGAAAAAGCAAGCTTAGCGCTACTTGAAGCGAAAAAGGCTGGTGAAGGGGAAATAAGATTCTTTGAACCAAGCCTTGAAGATAAAGTAAAGGAGTATCTTTCCGCATCAAGATTAGTTGAAAAAGCTATAAACAAAGGGCTTTTCATATTCCATTACCAACCATATTACAGAGCAAGGGATTTAAGCTTATCTGGCTTCGAAGCCCTAGTTAGAATAAAGGACGAAAAAGGAACCATATATAGTCCGAGGATGTTCATAGATTATCTCGAAAATAGCAGATTCCTAAGACCCTTTGAAGACTGGGCTATTACGGAAGCAATGAAGAGAACTCAAAAATGGAATCTTCCCATCTCAGTAAATATCTCCGCTAAAACCTTAGATGATTGGGAATTCTGGGAAAGGCTGTTAAAGGTGTGCAATATATCACCCATAAACATAGAAATTACGGAAAGAGCCTTCGTTGAAAATTACGCTACGCTTTCCACTATCCACAAAAGGCTCAGAGAATGTGAAAATATAAAACTAGTTTTAGATGATTTTGGAACTGGATACTCCTCCTTAGCGCAGTTAACCAGCCTACCCATAGATATACTGAAGGTTGATATCTCCCTCGTTAGCGGTTTGACAGAAAACCTTAGAAAGAGGATAATAATTAAAAACGTGATAAACCTTTCTAAGGACCTAGGAGTTGAGACTGTCGCAGAAGGAGTAGAAACTCAAAAAGAGCTTGAGATACTTCAAGAAATGGGTTGCACCTACGTCCAAGGCTTCTTACTCTCAAAGCCCTTGACAGAAGAGGAGGTAGAAAAACTCCTATTGGAAAGGAGATTAAAAACATGA
- a CDS encoding WD40 repeat domain-containing protein: MRKRLFLIAFFLAVIGMAFEVNAQTIQEIKTVKAHDNGVTSIAFFPEGRLLISSGRDGTLKIWDIIEGKEIYRFNVKSNSFNSLAVSKNGRYVIVASEKTAKIIDLKTGQEIKSLTGHVSSVSGVSISPNGKYALTSDYYDGKVRLFDVQTGEELRSFSDHRAQFVALAFSPDERYILSGGFLRNNQYIKIWSIEKGEEILSISLGPKDIYALSFSQDGRYALSAYEDGVIKVWDLKTGKETVSLKVEEKDIFIISLAMSPDGTYIASGDDLGKITLWNPKTKKISYIIEHGEPINVIAISPDGKYLVSGGDYKTIKMWKVR, from the coding sequence ATGAGAAAAAGGTTGTTTTTAATCGCGTTTTTTCTAGCAGTAATAGGGATGGCTTTCGAGGTTAATGCACAGACAATCCAAGAAATCAAGACCGTTAAGGCACATGATAATGGGGTAACATCTATCGCCTTCTTTCCGGAGGGTAGATTACTTATATCAAGCGGTAGGGATGGAACACTTAAGATATGGGATATCATAGAGGGAAAGGAGATTTACAGGTTTAATGTTAAAAGCAATAGCTTTAACAGCCTTGCGGTATCCAAAAATGGAAGGTATGTAATTGTAGCTAGCGAAAAGACCGCTAAAATAATAGACTTAAAAACAGGACAAGAGATAAAAAGCCTAACGGGACATGTATCTTCCGTATCCGGGGTATCTATATCCCCAAACGGCAAATACGCCTTAACAAGCGACTATTACGATGGAAAGGTGAGATTATTCGATGTTCAAACAGGAGAGGAATTAAGAAGCTTCTCCGATCATAGAGCTCAATTTGTAGCCTTAGCGTTCTCACCTGATGAAAGATATATACTTTCCGGAGGCTTTCTAAGAAACAATCAATATATAAAGATCTGGAGTATAGAGAAGGGAGAGGAAATCCTAAGCATTTCGTTAGGCCCCAAGGATATTTACGCCCTTTCCTTCTCTCAAGATGGGAGATACGCTCTTTCAGCCTATGAGGATGGAGTTATAAAAGTTTGGGATCTTAAGACAGGAAAAGAAACGGTTTCCCTGAAGGTTGAAGAGAAAGACATATTCATAATATCCTTAGCCATGTCTCCTGATGGAACCTATATAGCTTCAGGAGATGACTTAGGAAAGATCACCTTATGGAATCCAAAGACCAAGAAAATCTCCTATATAATAGAACATGGAGAGCCCATAAACGTTATAGCCATATCCCCTGATGGAAAATACCTAGTTTCAGGCGGTGACTACAAAACTATAAAGATGTGGAAAGTAAGGTAA
- a CDS encoding DUF4198 domain-containing protein — protein MKRLSVALSLVVILSFACPSFAHFQLLIPSKVFVEGSPQKLEFFMPFTHPMEGGPIMDVERPAEFGFSLKGERKVLKDAIKAVEVEVFPSWHPDYKDNRGKKARAYKAEVLIDKPGDYIFYLIPQPYFESQEGRFIWQITKVIVNAFGAEEGWDRPLGLKAEIVPLVKPYALWVGNEFKGKVLIDGKPASNIDVEIEYYNEDGKIKDIPSDAFVTQVVKTDENGIFSYVIPWAGWWGFAAIGEGGEREHQSKRYPIELDAVIWIKAFPVPEGVKR, from the coding sequence ATGAAAAGGCTTTCGGTTGCGTTATCTTTAGTGGTAATCTTATCTTTTGCTTGTCCCTCATTTGCTCACTTTCAGCTCTTAATACCTTCTAAGGTTTTTGTTGAGGGTTCTCCCCAAAAGTTAGAGTTTTTTATGCCCTTTACTCATCCTATGGAGGGCGGTCCTATAATGGATGTGGAAAGGCCGGCCGAATTTGGGTTCTCTCTTAAGGGTGAAAGAAAGGTTTTGAAAGACGCCATTAAAGCTGTTGAGGTTGAAGTTTTTCCCTCTTGGCATCCTGACTATAAGGATAATAGGGGGAAGAAAGCCCGAGCTTATAAGGCTGAGGTTTTGATCGATAAGCCTGGTGATTATATCTTTTATCTTATTCCTCAACCCTATTTTGAATCGCAGGAGGGACGCTTTATCTGGCAAATTACAAAGGTGATTGTTAATGCCTTCGGTGCCGAGGAGGGATGGGATAGACCTCTGGGGCTTAAAGCTGAAATAGTTCCATTGGTTAAGCCTTATGCTCTATGGGTAGGTAATGAGTTTAAGGGGAAGGTTTTGATAGATGGAAAACCCGCCTCTAATATCGATGTGGAGATTGAGTATTATAATGAGGATGGAAAGATTAAGGATATTCCGTCGGATGCCTTTGTAACGCAGGTAGTAAAGACCGATGAAAATGGTATCTTCTCCTATGTGATTCCATGGGCAGGTTGGTGGGGTTTTGCTGCGATAGGTGAGGGTGGAGAGAGGGAACACCAAAGCAAAAGATATCCTATTGAGCTTGACGCGGTTATATGGATTAAAGCTTTCCCGGTTCCTGAAGGGGTTAAAAGGTAA
- a CDS encoding cyclophilin-like fold protein: MSYRVLFLVVLPLVITLAFFELPSMCEGETTLRVRIGAGDKFLFFELNDSPMAKEFYSLLPLKVKVTDFAGKEKIFQLPRKLNTQGAPEAKPVVGTIAYYAPWGNIAIFYSDSNPASGLFELGRCVAGTDYIRDLEGTIVVERVETLPDKYMCPR; this comes from the coding sequence ATGTCTTACCGAGTATTGTTTTTAGTTGTTTTGCCTTTGGTTATTACTTTAGCCTTTTTTGAATTGCCATCTATGTGTGAAGGGGAAACCACTTTAAGGGTGCGCATAGGAGCGGGTGATAAGTTTTTGTTCTTTGAGCTTAATGATAGCCCTATGGCAAAGGAATTTTACTCTCTTTTGCCCTTAAAGGTGAAGGTAACAGATTTCGCCGGTAAAGAGAAGATCTTTCAATTACCCAGAAAGCTTAATACGCAGGGTGCTCCTGAAGCTAAGCCTGTTGTTGGAACGATCGCTTATTATGCTCCATGGGGCAATATAGCTATATTTTATAGTGATTCTAACCCTGCAAGTGGGTTGTTTGAGCTTGGGCGTTGTGTTGCGGGAACGGATTACATAAGGGATCTGGAAGGAACGATCGTAGTGGAGAGGGTAGAAACTTTACCAGATAAGTATATGTGTCCAAGATAG
- a CDS encoding methyl-accepting chemotaxis protein, whose translation MSLRNKMLLSVLAPVAVLLVIVAIFINYGVKSSMVDVLEKSAIKVAVSSAGLISEWIDGIVKETRLFSQRAVVVNALKTGEYRDLIEKDLAVRAKERPYIDSFLLAYPDGSAIDTFGGEVNVADLTWFIKTVREGLDIFVSDAFTSRGTGRTIFAVAASVKDEKGKIIGAFRSAVPIDSLRRFLEEARITKNTLVWLIDSSGSVISDTSGVYTLKLNIKWASREGLEELEKVSSKLLSGDIGYIKLKMPDGSAGYCFYSPVKAVKGWTLTVLIPEEEVMLEANKLNRTIIVAFAVLLALISVVLFFISSSIAKPIRVLVEKILQFGKGDLTVKFETKGSGEIAKLAIALNQMSDALKEYLRNISEASRKIDSFSQTLKDVSHQIVSSAQEASSQVEEVNKSIQDISASVEEVTSGIEQVAASAQNVSKAAQELSERSNEVSGAAREGDTLIKNVANMILQVREKIEQTAKIMSGLSEKAKNIVVIVGTINSIAEQTNLLALNAAIEAARAGEAGRGFAVVADEIRKLAESSREATSRIAQILNEVSQGAQVADGSIRETVSVFERVVSQSEQVLRQFNRIMDEISRIGSQIESLAAAAEEQSAASQEMSSAMDTSTRSITDIAQQVEQIARFVGEQAKEIQSLADLSVELSSIADNLSDLLRKFKV comes from the coding sequence ATGAGTTTGAGAAATAAGATGCTTTTGAGCGTATTGGCACCGGTCGCAGTCCTGCTAGTTATAGTGGCCATTTTCATTAATTATGGGGTGAAATCCTCTATGGTTGATGTCTTAGAGAAATCTGCCATAAAGGTGGCTGTCTCTTCCGCTGGTCTTATAAGCGAATGGATTGACGGTATAGTTAAGGAGACAAGGCTTTTCTCTCAAAGAGCTGTAGTTGTAAATGCTCTTAAGACGGGAGAATATAGGGATTTGATTGAGAAGGATTTGGCTGTCAGAGCTAAAGAAAGGCCCTACATAGATTCTTTTCTGTTAGCTTATCCGGATGGCAGTGCCATAGATACCTTTGGAGGTGAAGTTAATGTAGCTGATTTAACCTGGTTTATAAAGACCGTGCGTGAGGGCTTAGATATTTTTGTGAGCGATGCCTTTACGTCAAGAGGTACTGGAAGGACGATATTTGCGGTAGCTGCATCGGTAAAGGATGAAAAAGGTAAGATAATAGGAGCTTTTAGATCGGCAGTTCCAATTGATAGTCTTAGGCGATTTTTAGAAGAGGCCCGTATTACTAAAAATACATTGGTATGGTTAATCGATTCAAGTGGAAGCGTGATCTCAGATACATCTGGCGTTTATACCTTGAAGCTGAATATTAAGTGGGCTTCTAGAGAGGGCCTTGAGGAACTAGAAAAGGTTTCGAGTAAGCTTTTATCTGGAGATATCGGATATATCAAATTAAAGATGCCGGATGGCTCAGCAGGATATTGTTTCTATTCACCTGTTAAGGCTGTGAAAGGTTGGACTTTAACTGTTCTTATACCAGAGGAAGAGGTGATGTTAGAGGCTAATAAGCTTAATAGAACTATTATTGTAGCCTTCGCTGTGCTTTTGGCTTTGATATCGGTAGTATTATTCTTTATAAGCTCGTCAATAGCTAAACCTATTAGAGTTCTTGTTGAAAAGATTCTTCAGTTTGGTAAGGGTGATCTCACAGTTAAATTTGAGACCAAGGGTAGCGGTGAAATTGCTAAATTAGCCATTGCCTTGAATCAAATGTCTGATGCTCTTAAGGAATACTTAAGGAATATAAGTGAAGCTTCCAGGAAAATAGATAGTTTCTCGCAGACGCTTAAGGATGTATCTCATCAGATAGTTAGTTCGGCTCAAGAGGCATCCTCGCAAGTAGAAGAGGTAAACAAAAGCATTCAAGACATTTCGGCTTCTGTGGAGGAGGTTACGAGTGGGATAGAGCAGGTTGCGGCTAGTGCTCAGAATGTTTCTAAGGCGGCTCAGGAGCTTTCTGAGAGGTCTAATGAGGTTAGTGGTGCTGCGAGGGAGGGTGACACACTTATAAAGAATGTAGCTAATATGATATTGCAGGTGAGGGAGAAGATAGAGCAGACTGCCAAGATAATGTCTGGTTTAAGTGAGAAGGCGAAGAATATAGTGGTTATAGTAGGTACTATAAACTCTATAGCGGAGCAGACCAATCTTTTAGCTTTGAATGCTGCGATAGAGGCTGCTAGGGCTGGGGAAGCTGGGCGTGGTTTTGCTGTTGTGGCGGATGAGATTAGGAAGCTTGCTGAAAGTAGTAGGGAGGCTACTAGCAGGATTGCGCAGATACTGAATGAGGTTAGTCAGGGTGCTCAGGTGGCTGATGGTTCTATAAGGGAGACTGTTTCAGTTTTTGAGAGGGTGGTATCTCAGTCGGAGCAGGTGTTGAGGCAGTTTAATAGGATCATGGATGAGATAAGTAGGATTGGATCTCAGATAGAGAGCTTAGCGGCTGCTGCTGAGGAGCAGAGTGCTGCATCTCAGGAGATGTCGAGTGCTATGGATACTTCGACGAGGTCTATAACGGATATAGCTCAGCAGGTTGAGCAGATAGCCAGATTTGTTGGGGAGCAGGCTAAGGAGATACAGAGTTTAGCTGATCTTTCTGTGGAGCTTTCTTCTATAGCGGATAATTTATCTGATTTATTGAGGAAGTTTAAGGTTTGA
- a CDS encoding ferritin-like domain-containing protein, which yields MSVREEVIKMLNRALELEHAARIQYLAHAELVKGINAEPIIERLKEIASDEQKHEDIFRTLVGSYLGGVPSMGLAEVYEAKDIKEILEVNLKGEKEAIEYYKEIYKKVVENKGAFLYEFETLEHQIRHVIIDEQEHVMELSTLLGL from the coding sequence ATGTCTGTCAGAGAGGAAGTAATAAAGATGTTAAACAGGGCGTTGGAGCTTGAGCATGCTGCGAGGATACAGTATCTGGCTCATGCGGAGCTCGTTAAGGGAATAAACGCTGAGCCTATAATTGAGAGGCTTAAGGAGATAGCAAGTGACGAGCAGAAGCATGAGGATATCTTCAGAACCTTAGTTGGGAGCTATTTGGGTGGCGTTCCATCTATGGGATTAGCTGAGGTATATGAGGCTAAGGATATAAAGGAGATACTCGAAGTGAACTTAAAGGGAGAGAAGGAAGCTATCGAATATTATAAGGAGATATATAAGAAAGTAGTCGAAAATAAAGGTGCTTTCCTTTATGAATTTGAAACTTTGGAGCATCAGATTAGACATGTTATCATTGACGAGCAAGAGCATGTGATGGAGCTTTCTACATTGCTCGGCCTGTAA
- a CDS encoding permease, producing MAEILEREFIYLWYYFLIMFEQIAPYWLFGIITGSFISSFGGERVHQLLLVLQGRRIGISGLILASLLGIASPICAYGTIPILASLSRKGLRDDWLGAFMMSSILLNPQLLVYSIVLGKAVLITRFISCFTCGVLMGLLIRFLYRYDKFFNFSSFLEPVGGCKSSSGVFLLLKNVFKNVKATWLNLLIGIFLSVLFQLYVPKEDFANLFGSYRGFGVLMAAGLGVPLYICGGGTIPLIMEWLDKGMSLGAVTAFMIVGPATKFTNLGAIKVILDARHFMIYLLYVSLFAILSGLLVNKLLIG from the coding sequence ATGGCTGAAATACTTGAGCGAGAGTTTATCTATCTATGGTATTACTTCCTCATTATGTTCGAGCAGATAGCCCCTTACTGGCTTTTCGGTATCATTACAGGATCCTTTATTTCATCTTTCGGTGGGGAAAGGGTTCACCAGTTGCTTTTGGTTTTGCAAGGTAGAAGAATTGGAATATCAGGTCTAATTTTAGCGAGCCTGCTTGGAATAGCATCACCTATATGTGCTTATGGAACCATTCCCATTTTGGCTTCGCTTTCCAGAAAGGGTTTAAGGGACGATTGGCTTGGAGCTTTCATGATGAGCTCTATTTTGCTTAATCCCCAGCTTCTTGTTTATAGCATAGTTCTTGGTAAAGCTGTGCTTATCACACGTTTTATATCCTGCTTTACTTGTGGGGTTTTAATGGGGCTTTTAATTAGGTTTCTTTATAGATATGATAAATTCTTTAACTTTTCTAGCTTTTTGGAACCCGTGGGAGGATGTAAAAGCTCTAGTGGGGTATTTCTATTGCTTAAAAACGTTTTTAAGAACGTTAAAGCAACCTGGCTAAATCTTCTTATTGGTATATTCCTTTCCGTGCTTTTTCAGCTTTATGTGCCGAAGGAGGATTTTGCCAACCTTTTTGGGAGCTATAGGGGCTTTGGGGTTTTAATGGCTGCAGGGCTTGGCGTTCCTCTTTATATATGTGGTGGGGGAACCATTCCGCTGATAATGGAGTGGCTGGATAAAGGTATGAGCTTGGGAGCAGTTACAGCCTTCATGATAGTTGGTCCAGCTACGAAGTTTACTAATCTCGGAGCGATCAAGGTTATATTGGACGCTCGGCATTTTATGATTTATCTGTTGTACGTTTCCTTATTTGCCATTCTATCAGGTTTATTGGTAAATAAGCTTTTAATTGGATAA